A single genomic interval of Nostoc commune NIES-4072 harbors:
- a CDS encoding gamma-glutamyl-gamma-aminobutyrate hydrolase family protein: protein MSRKSRKPLIGITTYGRLAALPFSLPSEYIDAVRKAGGIPILLPPGEIEPAILLDSLDGLIISGGGDIDPAYYNGFAHPTIYSVDRERDAFELQLGKFALERHLPMLGICRGLQILIVACGGTLIPHVPDVYGTSALHRLEPEPGRRLPTEHLVRIDVESLLANCLQNSHISVVSWHHQAVDKVPPGWRVVAHAWDDGVIEAVEHEHHPWAIGVQWHPELSILDPSHQRLFQALVQAAHTKHLWDEPNPGTD from the coding sequence ATGAGTAGAAAATCTCGAAAACCATTGATTGGGATTACAACTTACGGTCGCCTTGCGGCGTTACCATTTTCTCTGCCAAGCGAATATATAGATGCAGTCCGTAAAGCAGGTGGCATTCCCATATTATTACCACCAGGAGAAATTGAGCCTGCCATACTTCTAGATTCTTTAGATGGTTTAATCATCTCTGGTGGTGGAGATATTGACCCTGCTTACTACAACGGTTTTGCTCATCCTACTATTTATTCTGTCGATCGCGAACGTGATGCTTTTGAATTGCAGCTTGGCAAGTTTGCTCTTGAACGTCATCTGCCGATGTTGGGTATTTGTCGGGGTTTACAAATTCTCATCGTCGCCTGTGGGGGTACTCTAATTCCTCACGTTCCAGATGTTTACGGTACATCTGCATTACATCGTCTAGAGCCTGAACCTGGACGACGTTTACCTACAGAACATCTCGTCAGGATAGATGTAGAAAGCCTTTTAGCTAACTGTTTACAGAATTCTCACATCTCTGTAGTTTCTTGGCATCATCAAGCGGTAGATAAAGTACCGCCTGGTTGGCGGGTTGTTGCTCATGCTTGGGATGATGGAGTCATTGAAGCTGTGGAGCATGAACATCATCCTTGGGCAATTGGTGTGCAATGGCATCCTGAGCTTTCAATTCTCGATCCCAGTCATCAAAGACTTTTTCAAGCTCTCGTTCAGGCTGCACATACAAAACACTTATGGGATGAGCCTAACCCCGGAACTGATTGA
- a CDS encoding GFA family protein → MVCHCIGCQRMAASAFSFSAAIPSVRFSLLKGQPTIGGLHGATRHYFVRAMV, encoded by the coding sequence ATGGTTTGCCACTGCATAGGTTGTCAGCGAATGGCCGCCAGCGCTTTTTCTTTTAGCGCCGCAATTCCAAGCGTTAGGTTCTCATTACTGAAAGGTCAGCCGACCATCGGCGGTTTGCACGGCGCGACCCGCCATTACTTTGTGAGGGCAATGGTTTGA
- a CDS encoding PEP-CTERM sorting domain-containing protein: MKLFQKLAIATSLILGLATLTTKSASAAIINYAFNVDSSTAKGNGLFSFDDTTFSNDNIPVAPVQLLSFQFDNDPNIYTATDDVEYPDYPVAFPTVSLADNAPIGLLYSFLDKANPDKSYDISGTLFSISSETSDSGTVSYRQVPEPSTLASTFIVGSIGLFLKRKVRSTKKIKA, translated from the coding sequence ATGAAATTGTTTCAAAAATTAGCGATCGCTACTAGTCTAATTTTGGGTTTAGCTACCTTAACCACTAAATCTGCATCGGCTGCAATTATTAATTATGCGTTCAATGTTGATAGTTCTACAGCTAAAGGTAACGGTCTATTTAGCTTTGATGACACAACTTTCAGTAATGATAATATCCCAGTAGCGCCAGTTCAATTGCTAAGTTTTCAATTCGATAATGACCCTAATATTTACACTGCAACTGATGATGTTGAATATCCAGATTATCCCGTTGCATTTCCAACTGTATCCTTAGCAGATAACGCACCTATTGGATTGCTGTACAGCTTCCTTGACAAAGCTAATCCTGATAAAAGTTACGACATTAGTGGAACATTATTTTCTATTTCTTCCGAAACTTCCGATTCCGGTACAGTTTCTTATCGACAAGTACCTGAACCTAGTACTTTAGCTAGCACATTTATTGTTGGCAGCATTGGCTTATTTCTGAAAAGAAAGGTAAGATCAACTAAAAAGATTAAAGCTTAA
- a CDS encoding alkaline phosphatase family protein, translating into MKTSRNQGYLLSLLLVSSLSASIQSASAGTTRPVGNSESGAALLPTGQIITPAAAPGSTFAPLGTGLRTDDNADAAEAVSTALSPDGKTLLVLTSGYNQNFKDENTGSTFTYPVLDPLTGKPSGTTTPKAEWVFVYDVTSGKLVKKQQINIPNTYNGLAWAKDGSRFFVSGGIDDRVYVYASNGSQYVPDAPFILLGHNSNQTAPFPKYDGGLLKDTPAKAVSTGAVVAGIAVSQDGKTLVAANFENDSISIVDTPTRKVIKEIKFFRAGDKIATGEFPFDVAIKSTQKGQAAKVFISSQRDNEVVTVEITSGKITRIPIGSQPNKVLLSADQNRLYVANGNDDSISVIDTNSNRVVQTISLSRPGDKYKGANPNSLALSPDGGTLYVTLGGENAIAVVDLQAGRVNGRIPTGWYPNSVSVSFDGQRLYVVNAKSNSGPNPSNSRTTPAGLARNTNFKNDYNWALEKAGISIIPVPSSSTLATLSTQVDKNNGFYNRRPDRIMRYLQGKIKHVIYIVKENRTYDQVLGDLPIGNGDPELTLFPYKISPNHHKLSLGFATFDNFYDSGESSGVGWSWSTFGRTTDYTEKTQSVLYGNAGFNGLTYDYEGTNRNISLALPQTSSNNSPINTRITGVLDPSGGSSILPGDRDVNAPEGDGDLGVNVIGGYLWDSALRAGKTVRNYGFFVDNGTPYVTSQTDPTKRDPKNPAYIPISPTPYADKIPQAPVTKSVLLDKTDPYFRSFDMNNPDIYLYNEWERDINQNGLPNLMLVRLPHDHFGSFGTALAGLNTPELQMADNDYAIGKLVEKISRMPEWKETAIFIIEDDSQNGPDHVDSHRSLAYVISPYTKRGVLVSTNYNTISVLRTMEDLLNIGYLGITDANAQPMSDAFTRQPNFEPYTAIVPGNLCAKPVDPKLVPACQDPNVENTAAVPILNDAKWWAAITKGFNFIGEDNLDAEEFNEILWEGIKGDNIPYPKERNGKNLRQNRDQLLKNWQLSQTNNSTGAKK; encoded by the coding sequence ATGAAAACTAGTAGAAACCAAGGGTATCTATTAAGTCTTTTGCTGGTAAGTAGCTTGAGTGCAAGTATCCAATCAGCTAGCGCTGGAACTACCAGACCGGTTGGTAACTCAGAGAGTGGAGCAGCTTTGCTACCTACAGGTCAAATCATCACGCCCGCAGCAGCACCAGGCTCGACGTTTGCACCTTTAGGAACTGGTTTGCGTACAGATGATAATGCAGATGCTGCTGAAGCCGTAAGCACAGCCCTCAGCCCTGATGGAAAAACTTTACTGGTGCTTACTAGTGGCTATAACCAAAACTTCAAGGATGAAAATACAGGTAGTACTTTCACTTATCCTGTATTAGATCCGCTAACTGGTAAGCCAAGTGGTACAACAACCCCAAAAGCAGAATGGGTTTTTGTCTATGATGTTACTAGCGGTAAGTTAGTTAAAAAACAACAGATTAATATTCCCAATACCTATAACGGTTTGGCTTGGGCTAAAGATGGCTCACGCTTCTTTGTCTCAGGCGGGATTGACGATCGCGTGTATGTTTATGCGTCTAATGGTAGTCAGTACGTACCAGATGCCCCCTTTATTTTACTAGGTCACAATTCTAACCAAACTGCACCCTTTCCTAAATATGATGGTGGTTTGTTGAAGGATACACCAGCTAAGGCTGTAAGTACAGGAGCAGTTGTAGCGGGTATTGCAGTTAGTCAGGATGGCAAGACCTTAGTGGCTGCAAACTTTGAGAATGACTCTATATCAATCGTTGACACTCCTACCCGTAAGGTAATTAAAGAAATTAAGTTCTTTAGGGCAGGCGATAAAATAGCAACTGGTGAATTTCCTTTTGATGTCGCTATCAAAAGTACACAAAAAGGTCAAGCAGCTAAAGTTTTTATTAGTAGCCAGCGCGATAACGAAGTAGTTACTGTTGAAATTACTTCTGGAAAAATCACCCGTATACCAATAGGTAGCCAGCCAAATAAAGTACTGCTTTCGGCCGATCAAAATCGACTATACGTAGCTAATGGTAATGATGACTCGATTTCAGTCATTGATACAAATAGCAATAGGGTTGTTCAAACCATCTCTCTGTCTCGCCCTGGTGATAAATACAAAGGTGCTAATCCCAATTCTTTAGCTCTCAGCCCAGATGGAGGAACACTTTATGTTACTCTAGGCGGCGAGAATGCGATCGCTGTTGTAGACTTGCAAGCTGGTCGGGTGAATGGACGCATCCCCACTGGCTGGTATCCTAATTCTGTAAGTGTCAGCTTTGATGGTCAAAGACTTTACGTTGTCAATGCTAAAAGTAATTCTGGCCCCAACCCGTCAAACAGTCGGACGACACCAGCTGGACTTGCACGTAACACCAATTTTAAAAACGATTACAACTGGGCTTTAGAAAAAGCTGGGATCTCAATTATTCCAGTGCCAAGTAGCAGTACTTTGGCTACGCTTTCAACGCAGGTAGACAAAAACAACGGTTTTTATAATCGTCGTCCTGACCGGATAATGAGGTATTTACAAGGCAAAATTAAGCACGTTATCTATATAGTTAAAGAAAACCGTACCTACGACCAGGTACTTGGTGACTTACCTATCGGTAATGGCGACCCAGAACTTACCTTGTTTCCCTACAAGATTTCACCCAACCATCACAAGCTGTCCCTTGGTTTTGCAACCTTTGATAACTTCTACGACAGTGGCGAATCCAGTGGAGTTGGTTGGAGTTGGTCTACTTTTGGACGAACGACAGATTACACCGAAAAAACTCAATCAGTTCTTTACGGTAACGCTGGCTTTAACGGCTTAACCTACGATTACGAAGGTACAAATCGGAATATCAGTCTTGCACTACCGCAAACTTCCTCGAATAATTCGCCAATCAATACCCGCATAACAGGAGTTTTAGATCCCTCAGGTGGCTCTTCAATATTGCCTGGAGACAGAGATGTTAATGCCCCCGAAGGAGATGGGGACTTAGGAGTTAATGTCATTGGTGGCTATCTTTGGGATTCAGCGTTGCGTGCTGGCAAGACTGTACGCAATTACGGCTTCTTCGTTGATAATGGCACTCCCTACGTTACAAGTCAAACTGATCCCACTAAACGTGACCCGAAAAACCCAGCTTATATTCCCATCTCCCCAACTCCTTACGCAGACAAGATTCCCCAAGCTCCCGTTACTAAATCTGTATTGTTGGATAAAACCGACCCTTACTTTCGCTCATTCGACATGAATAATCCAGATATTTATCTGTATAACGAATGGGAAAGGGATATTAATCAGAATGGACTTCCTAACTTAATGCTTGTGCGTCTACCTCACGATCATTTTGGTTCCTTTGGTACTGCTTTGGCCGGACTAAACACTCCAGAACTGCAAATGGCAGATAATGACTATGCCATAGGCAAGCTGGTAGAGAAAATTTCCCGGATGCCAGAGTGGAAGGAAACAGCGATTTTCATCATTGAAGATGACTCCCAAAATGGGCCAGATCACGTTGATTCGCACCGTTCGTTAGCTTACGTTATTTCACCCTACACAAAACGGGGTGTACTCGTCAGTACTAATTACAACACCATTAGTGTATTGCGGACGATGGAGGATTTGTTAAACATTGGCTATTTGGGAATTACTGATGCCAATGCTCAACCAATGTCAGATGCCTTCACAAGACAACCGAATTTTGAGCCTTACACAGCTATTGTGCCAGGTAACTTGTGTGCTAAACCTGTAGATCCGAAACTAGTACCAGCTTGCCAAGACCCCAATGTTGAAAATACAGCAGCTGTGCCCATTCTAAATGATGCAAAATGGTGGGCTGCTATAACCAAGGGTTTCAATTTTATCGGTGAAGATAACCTCGATGCAGAAGAATTCAACGAAATTCTTTGGGAAGGAATTAAGGGCGACAATATTCCTTATCCTAAAGAACGTAACGGTAAAAACTTACGGCAAAACCGCGATCAACTTCTAAAGAATTGGCAATTGAGTCAAACGAATAACTCTACTGGCGCTAAGAAGTAA